A single region of the Candidatus Hydrogenedentota bacterium genome encodes:
- a CDS encoding methyltransferase domain-containing protein produces MQSTNPGSLTFHLVYKTGAAQPRARGFVADAERLTPIRTASQDVYLSLRTFQSSYFDVITSIREAYRVLRPGGVFLVSVANAFIGDGDAIVPGLVIPHTSIVDRDRPFELAEKIRRQLTILRFEDVGIHSGPTEIYAFARRTV; encoded by the coding sequence ATGCAATCAACCAACCCCGGTTCCCTAACATTTCACTTGGTCTACAAAACGGGGGCCGCCCAACCTCGCGCCAGAGGGTTCGTTGCCGATGCGGAGAGACTTACACCAATTAGAACCGCTTCCCAGGACGTGTATTTGTCGCTGCGTACATTCCAGTCATCGTATTTTGATGTGATTACTAGCATTAGAGAGGCCTACCGAGTCTTGCGTCCAGGAGGCGTATTCCTGGTCTCCGTCGCCAATGCTTTTATTGGCGATGGGGATGCGATTGTACCTGGCTTGGTGATACCACACACGAGCATTGTGGACCGCGACAGGCCATTCGAGCTCGCCGAGAAGATTCGGCGTCAGTTGACGATTTTGAGGTTCGAAGACGTTGGGATCCATTCGGGACCGACTGAGATATACGCGTTTGCGCGTCGAACGGTGTAA